Part of the Funiculus sociatus GB2-C1 genome is shown below.
CGGCAACAAAGCCTCTACAACCTCCCTTGCACACCTCACCGCATCGGGAGCTTGGGCAGAATCGACAGTAAAATCCTCAAGGGATTTTACCTCAGCAGAAAATGCCTTCAATATCTCCTGAATTAGCATTTCTTGCTTGATAGATTGCCTTTTGCCAATTTCCAGGCGATCTCTTCCTTTAGCTGTCAAATTTTCCATAGCCAGCAGTGCAAAACAGCAATTTATTCCCGTTAATTGCCCCGCCACATCGTGCAAAATGCAGTGAAGTAAAATTTCTTTTTTCTGAGTTTCTTTGAGTAAATAGTGATAAGTTAAATTATTTTGCCTAGCCTTCTGTATAAGAGACTGTTTTTCTTCATAAGCAACACCTAATAACTCAATTAATAGTATTTTCTTATTTTCCAAACGAACTGCTGAAGCCTCAAGATGGCATTCCTGCCCAGACATATCAATTTCACTCCACAATCCCGACTTCAGACGTTGGGCAATATTATCATGCCAAAAATCCTCAGCGTCGATGAGAAAGTTTTCCAGAAAAGGAAACTTTGTCTGTATATTTATTTTATTCTCTTCAGAAGTGGCATTCGGGTAAAATTGGATGAACCATTTTGGTACATTGCCAACGACTTGAAAATAACAGTCATTAAGATGTTCTAAAACTACAGTGTCCAGAATTGCAAAAAGTTCATCCGTGATAGATTTATTCATGATTTTACCAAGCAAGAATATATTTTTATT
Proteins encoded:
- a CDS encoding sensor histidine kinase, which produces MNKSITDELFAILDTVVLEHLNDCYFQVVGNVPKWFIQFYPNATSEENKINIQTKFPFLENFLIDAEDFWHDNIAQRLKSGLWSEIDMSGQECHLEASAVRLENKKILLIELLGVAYEEKQSLIQKARQNNLTYHYLLKETQKKEILLHCILHDVAGQLTGINCCFALLAMENLTAKGRDRLEIGKRQSIKQEMLIQEILKAFSAEVKSLEDFTVDSAQAPDAVRCAREVVEALLPTFSLNKRILQLEPNIDMAQDWKVVGENSRLERVLFNLVENAFRHSPLGSTVTVDVNQDGEFILFTVDDEGPGVPEDISKNLFQKFSQGREKSGKAGLGLYFCRITVERWGGSIGYSTRPQGGSCFWFRLPRAVLQVALGAE